One segment of Choloepus didactylus isolate mChoDid1 chromosome 15, mChoDid1.pri, whole genome shotgun sequence DNA contains the following:
- the LOC119510195 gene encoding RNA-splicing ligase RtcB homolog, producing the protein MSRNYNDELQFLEKINKNCWRIKKGFVPNMQVEGVFYVNDALEKLMFEELRNACQGGGVGGFLPAMKQIGNVAALPGIVHRSIGLPDVHSGYGFAIGNMAAFDMNDPEAVVSPGGVGFDINCGVRLLRTNLDESDVQPVKEQLAQAMFDHIPVGVGSKGVIPMNAKDLEEALEMGVDWSLREGYAWAEDKEHCEEYGRMLQADPNKVSARAKKRGLPQLGTLGAGNHYAEIQVVDEIFNEYAGKKMGIDHKGQVCVMIHSGSRGLGHQVATDALVAMEKAMKRDKIIVNDRQLACARIASAEGQDYLKGMAAAGNYAWVNRSSMTFLTRQAFAKVFNTTPDNLDLHVIYDVSHNIAKVEQHVVDGKERTLLVHRKGSTRAFPPHHPLIAVDYQLTGQPVLIGGTMGTCSYILTGTEQGMTETFGTTCHGAGRALSRAKSRRNLDFQDVLDKLADMGIAIRVASPKLVMEEAPESYKNVTDVVNTCHDAGISKKAIKL; encoded by the coding sequence ATGAGTCGCAACTACAATGATGAGCTGCAGTTTttggaaaagatcaacaaaaacTGCTGGAGGATCAAGAAGGGCTTCGTGCCCAACATGCAGGTAGAAGGAGTTTTCTATGTGAATGATGCTCTGGAAAAATTAATGTTTGAGGAGTTAAGGAACGCCTGTCAAGGTGGTGGTGTTGGTGGCTTTCTGCCAGCCATGAAACAGATTGGCAATGTGGCCGCCCTGCCTGGGATTGTCCATCGGTCTATTGGGCTACCTGATGTACATTCAGGTTATGGGTTTGCTATTGGGAATATGGCAGCCTTTGATATGAATGACCCTGAAGCAGTGGTATCCCCAGGTGGTGTCGGATTTGACATCAATTGCGGTGTCCGCTTGCTAAGAACGAATTTAGATGAAAGTGATGTCCAGCCTGTGAAGGAGCAACTTGCCCAAGCTATGTTTGACCACATTCCTGTTGGGGTAGGATCAAAAGGTGTCATCCCAATGAATGCCAAAGATCTGGAGGAGGCCTTGGAGATGGGTGTGGACTGGTCCTTAAGAGAAGGCTATGCCTGGGCTGAAGATAAGGAGCACTGTGAGGAGTATGGAAGGATGCTGCAAGCTGACCCCAATAAGGTCTCTGCAAGGGCCAAAAAAAGAGGCCTTCCTCAGCTGGGGACCTTGGGAGCAGGCAACCACTATGCAGAAATCCAGGTTGTGGATGAGATTTTCAATGAGTATGCTGGTAAGAAAATGGGCATCGACCATAAGGGGCAGGTGTGCGTGATGATCCACAGTGGCAGCAGAGGCTTAGGCCACCAAGTAGCCACAGATGCACTGGTAGCTATGGAAAAAGCCATGAAGAGAGACAAAATTATAGTCAATGACCGTCAGCTGGCTTGTGCTCGAATTGCCTCTGCTGAGGGTCAGGACTACCTGAAGGGAATGGCAGCGGCTGGAAATTATGCCTGGGTCAACCGCTCGTCCATGACCTTCTTAACTCGTCAGGCTTTTGCCAAAGTCTTCAACACAACCCCTGATAACTTGGACCTACACGTGATCTATGATGTTTCCCACAATATTGCCAAAGTAGAGCAGCATGTGGTGGATGGAAAGGAGCGGACACTATTAGTCCACAGGAAGGGGTCCACCCGAGcattccctccccaccaccccctcaTTGCTGTTGACTACCAGCTCACAGGACAACCAGTACTTATTGGAGGCACTATGGGAACCTGTAGTTACATTCTTACGGGCACTGAACAGGGAATGACGGAAACCTTTGGAACAACCTGTCATGGAGCGGGCCGTGCATTGTCCCGAGCAAAATCTCGACGTAATTTAGATTTCCAGGATGTCTTAGACAAATTGGCAGATATGGGAATTGCGATCCGTGTTGCCTCACCCAAACTGGTTATGGAAGAGGCTCCTGAATCGTACAAGAATGTGACCGATGTGGTGAACACCTGCCACGACGCTGGAATCAGCAAGAAGGCCATCAAACTGTGA